The Prinia subflava isolate CZ2003 ecotype Zambia chromosome 18, Cam_Psub_1.2, whole genome shotgun sequence genome has a window encoding:
- the LOC134559973 gene encoding placenta-specific gene 8 protein-like isoform X2, producing MSSQTVITVQPQFSAVQQSGEWQTGLLDCCSDCGVCLCGTFCHLCLSCQVAGDMDECCLCGSSVAMRTLYRTRYNIPGSILGDFCATWWCSPCALCQLKRDINRRKEMGTF from the exons ATGTCCTCTCAAACTGTGATTACAGTCCAGCCCCAGTTCTCAGCTGTCCAGCAGTCGGGGGAGTGGCAGACAGGGCTGCTGGACTGCTGCTCCGACTGCGGCGTGT GTCTCTGTGGGACGTTCTGCCACCTCTGCCTGAGCTGCCAGGTGGCCGGGGACATGGATGAGTGCTGCCTGTGTGGCAGCAGCGTGGCCATGAGGACCCTGTACCGCACCAGATACAACATCCCA ggctccatcctggGAGATTTCTGCGCCACCTGGTGGTGCAGCCCGTGCGCCCTCTGCCAGCTGAAGAGGGACATCAACCGCAGGAAGGAGATGGGCACATTCTG A
- the LOC134559973 gene encoding placenta-specific gene 8 protein-like isoform X1 has translation MSSQTVITVQPQFSAVQQSGEWQTGLLDCCSDCGVCLCGTFCHLCLSCQVAGDMDECCLCGSSVAMRTLYRTRYNIPGSILGDFCATWWCSPCALCQLKRDINRRKEMGTFW, from the exons ATGTCCTCTCAAACTGTGATTACAGTCCAGCCCCAGTTCTCAGCTGTCCAGCAGTCGGGGGAGTGGCAGACAGGGCTGCTGGACTGCTGCTCCGACTGCGGCGTGT GTCTCTGTGGGACGTTCTGCCACCTCTGCCTGAGCTGCCAGGTGGCCGGGGACATGGATGAGTGCTGCCTGTGTGGCAGCAGCGTGGCCATGAGGACCCTGTACCGCACCAGATACAACATCCCA ggctccatcctggGAGATTTCTGCGCCACCTGGTGGTGCAGCCCGTGCGCCCTCTGCCAGCTGAAGAGGGACATCAACCGCAGGAAGGAGATGGGCACATTCTGGTGA
- the LOC134559941 gene encoding placenta-specific gene 8 protein-like isoform X2, which translates to MAVPTVVTIQPQYGGAVSSVSRCTWQTGLMDCCSDCGVCCCGMFCFPCLACQVAGDMNECCLCGTSVAMRTLYRTRYNIPGSICSDFCVTMWCPVCSVCQMKRDINRRRELGIF; encoded by the exons ATGGCTGTCCCCACCGTGGTGACCATCCAGCCGCAGTACGGCGGCGCCGTGTCCTCGGTCTCCAGGTGCACGTGGCAGACGGGTCTGATGGATTGCTGCTCCGACTGTGGTGTCT GCTGCTGCGGGATGttctgcttcccctgcctggCGTGCCAGGTGGCCGGGGACATGAATGAGTGCTGCCTGTGTGGCACCAGCGTGGCCATGAGGACCCTGTACCGCACCAGATACAACATCCCG GGCTCCATTTGCTCTGACTTCTGTGTCACCATGTGGTGCCCCGTGTGCTCTGTTTGCCAAATGAAGAGAGACATCAACCGCAGGAGGGAGCTTGGCATATTCTG A
- the LOC134559941 gene encoding placenta-specific gene 8 protein-like isoform X1 produces MAVPTVVTIQPQYGGAVSSVSRCTWQTGLMDCCSDCGVCCCGMFCFPCLACQVAGDMNECCLCGTSVAMRTLYRTRYNIPGSICSDFCVTMWCPVCSVCQMKRDINRRRELGIFW; encoded by the exons ATGGCTGTCCCCACCGTGGTGACCATCCAGCCGCAGTACGGCGGCGCCGTGTCCTCGGTCTCCAGGTGCACGTGGCAGACGGGTCTGATGGATTGCTGCTCCGACTGTGGTGTCT GCTGCTGCGGGATGttctgcttcccctgcctggCGTGCCAGGTGGCCGGGGACATGAATGAGTGCTGCCTGTGTGGCACCAGCGTGGCCATGAGGACCCTGTACCGCACCAGATACAACATCCCG GGCTCCATTTGCTCTGACTTCTGTGTCACCATGTGGTGCCCCGTGTGCTCTGTTTGCCAAATGAAGAGAGACATCAACCGCAGGAGGGAGCTTGGCATATTCTGGTaa